In the genome of Olsenella profusa DSM 13989, one region contains:
- a CDS encoding tetratricopeptide repeat protein: MPYHTTAQQGHERAPLIARGVLMALAALFVFLAGMTADVAWLVSAVICVLLALHVRPYDPRSAEGDRTDALTSHPDATEVARACEGAPPSDDTSTEETVGTDVPGSSLPRDESPTPEGPEGAAPSPSTRRTPACSQFDLADLENRLEGSSDPIAELKLLVGDIRTRQASRGEGGILLPSGLEDFAARMLEEAGLFSTDVDLPAFQVVVPRRSGMFYLRWNGSIAYLARLRLIRIEAALNAARSCALYFADEEPPDEDDCFQLCQSFLSSICAQVPSIHVLDEPPEGDLPDTEWTVRHLFSRAVESLKLPYRLEVDYRVNVADGNMAIQIGLPGEQVFPSSMYVQDLGVVTSSREMRRKAASSYALRLALLLATCAFRTSRKIRHVWVAGIMDTPKRHWCCYSIDFDRWRFQALDLKRMGGGELERALHRFVPQMRYENGMLKPVGQAFQPSEPRFCPPWRHEPVSLSARRIAPEQSRALGCDHVYDLAIEEADKRALVATTIMRRLVSSDVRDSTEQNVRMILDVAGDDPDPTVRDAAERTVRGLIDGSLKEDVFAVGEEFVRGDVLSRAAGSAQRLLQEHRAAQARLTLMRALATVDERGVYRDSAGVQWRYFGNYVDRALYNRLYAQPGTSVMLVPDSYFECVFMLSVACLSEGDAAGALVAARRCLELAPLDRRVRLHLVRCLESSGDNDAARQELGELLKMAHDPEGVGIGYYRMAYFQWRSGNILAAEACYMCAISVLKGTFPMAAMELSMLASHHPDTYHENMSLDEVAQVLRDANIPVAPTEQMSSTFMECTKASLDAEVFPVARNFISILSALYPDDVIFSILRSLEDEPDA, encoded by the coding sequence ATGCCGTACCACACCACAGCTCAGCAGGGCCATGAGCGCGCCCCCCTCATCGCACGGGGCGTGCTCATGGCCCTTGCCGCGCTCTTCGTCTTCCTCGCAGGCATGACGGCCGATGTCGCCTGGCTCGTCTCCGCCGTGATCTGCGTCCTTCTCGCCCTGCACGTTCGGCCGTATGATCCGCGGTCGGCCGAGGGCGATCGTACGGACGCCCTCACGTCACATCCCGATGCCACTGAGGTCGCACGGGCATGCGAGGGGGCTCCCCCATCCGACGACACCTCGACGGAGGAGACCGTCGGGACTGACGTCCCCGGAAGCTCCCTCCCCCGTGACGAGTCTCCGACGCCTGAGGGCCCCGAGGGAGCGGCGCCCTCCCCCTCGACACGTCGGACGCCCGCCTGCTCGCAGTTCGACCTCGCCGACCTCGAGAACCGCCTAGAAGGAAGCTCCGATCCCATCGCCGAGCTCAAGCTCCTGGTTGGGGACATACGCACGCGCCAGGCATCGAGGGGTGAGGGGGGCATCCTGCTTCCCTCTGGGCTCGAGGACTTTGCGGCCCGCATGCTCGAGGAGGCTGGGCTCTTCTCCACCGATGTGGACCTGCCGGCGTTCCAGGTGGTCGTTCCCCGCCGCAGCGGCATGTTCTACCTCAGATGGAATGGCAGCATAGCCTACCTCGCACGCCTCAGGCTCATCAGGATCGAGGCGGCGCTCAATGCGGCGCGGTCATGCGCCCTGTACTTTGCCGACGAGGAGCCCCCCGACGAGGATGACTGCTTCCAGCTGTGCCAGAGCTTCCTCTCCTCCATCTGCGCCCAGGTGCCCTCCATCCACGTCCTGGACGAGCCGCCGGAGGGAGACCTCCCTGACACCGAGTGGACCGTGCGACACCTCTTCTCACGCGCCGTCGAGTCGCTCAAGCTCCCCTATCGCCTGGAGGTCGACTACCGCGTGAACGTGGCGGACGGCAACATGGCCATCCAGATTGGGCTGCCTGGCGAACAGGTGTTTCCTTCCTCCATGTACGTGCAGGACCTGGGTGTGGTCACCAGCTCGCGCGAGATGCGTCGCAAGGCCGCCTCCTCCTATGCGCTCAGGCTGGCCCTGCTGCTCGCCACCTGTGCCTTCAGGACCTCGCGGAAGATCAGGCACGTGTGGGTTGCCGGCATCATGGACACGCCCAAGCGCCACTGGTGTTGCTACTCCATCGACTTCGACCGGTGGCGCTTCCAGGCGCTCGACCTCAAGCGCATGGGTGGGGGGGAGCTGGAACGGGCGCTCCATCGCTTCGTACCGCAGATGCGCTACGAGAATGGCATGCTCAAGCCCGTCGGGCAGGCGTTCCAGCCCAGCGAGCCGCGCTTCTGCCCGCCGTGGCGCCACGAGCCCGTCTCGCTCTCCGCCCGCAGAATCGCCCCGGAGCAGTCCCGTGCCTTGGGATGCGACCACGTGTATGACCTCGCCATCGAGGAAGCCGACAAGCGCGCCCTGGTGGCCACCACCATCATGCGCCGGCTCGTGAGCTCGGACGTCAGGGACTCAACCGAGCAGAACGTGCGCATGATCCTCGACGTCGCCGGCGATGATCCCGACCCCACCGTGCGCGACGCCGCGGAGCGCACTGTCCGCGGGCTCATCGATGGCAGCCTCAAGGAGGATGTCTTCGCCGTGGGCGAGGAGTTCGTGCGGGGGGACGTCCTCTCCAGGGCGGCGGGTTCCGCGCAGCGGCTCCTGCAGGAGCACAGGGCCGCGCAGGCGCGACTGACGCTCATGCGCGCCCTCGCTACCGTGGACGAGCGGGGCGTCTACCGCGACAGCGCAGGCGTGCAGTGGCGCTACTTTGGCAACTACGTCGATCGCGCGCTCTACAACCGCCTCTACGCCCAGCCAGGCACATCGGTCATGCTCGTGCCCGACAGCTACTTCGAATGCGTCTTCATGCTCTCGGTCGCCTGCCTCTCCGAGGGGGACGCCGCAGGTGCCCTCGTGGCGGCCCGCAGATGCCTCGAGCTTGCCCCGCTTGACCGGCGGGTACGTCTACACCTGGTGCGCTGCCTGGAGTCCTCGGGTGACAACGATGCCGCACGGCAGGAGCTGGGCGAGCTGCTCAAGATGGCCCATGACCCCGAGGGCGTGGGGATAGGATACTACCGCATGGCCTACTTCCAGTGGCGGAGTGGCAACATCCTGGCCGCCGAGGCCTGCTACATGTGCGCCATCTCAGTCCTGAAGGGCACCTTCCCCATGGCGGCCATGGAGCTTTCGATGCTCGCCTCGCACCATCCCGACACCTATCACGAGAACATGTCGCTTGACGAGGTGGCACAGGTGCTCAGGGATGCCAATATTCCCGTCGCGCCCACCGAGCAGATGTCCAGCACCTTCATGGAGTGCACGAAGGCGTCCCTCGATGCGGAGGTCTTTCCCGTCGCACGCAACTTCATCAGCATCCTCAGCGCCCTCTATCCCGATGACGTCATCTTCTCCATCCTACGCTCGCTCGAGGACGAGCCCGATGCCTAG
- a CDS encoding HAD family hydrolase, with amino-acid sequence MPRREAMTQTPSLWPPSFKATIFDFDGTISNTAHLWHEVDVAFLGAHGIDFDESYGRALNVLGFAAGARYTIERYGLSESVEEVCEAWTRMGRALYETRATLRPGVEAYLHALRAQGIPIGLATTNAPSVLDAIRHVDVDGLFDARVHGAEVTWGKDHPDIYLECARRLDAAPKDCIVFEDIIQGVLSAHAVGMLTCGVRSSDPIQQVGELQSVSDLWIDSWEDITPHPFASPPAH; translated from the coding sequence ATGCCTAGGCGTGAGGCGATGACTCAGACGCCATCGCTCTGGCCGCCCAGCTTCAAGGCTACCATCTTCGACTTCGATGGCACCATCTCGAACACCGCCCATCTCTGGCATGAGGTGGACGTCGCCTTCCTGGGAGCGCATGGCATCGACTTCGACGAAAGCTATGGACGTGCGCTCAACGTCTTGGGCTTTGCCGCAGGGGCACGCTATACCATCGAGCGCTACGGCCTTTCGGAGAGCGTGGAGGAGGTCTGCGAGGCGTGGACCCGCATGGGCCGTGCGCTGTACGAGACAAGGGCGACGCTCCGCCCGGGCGTCGAGGCCTACCTGCATGCGCTCAGAGCCCAGGGCATCCCCATTGGCCTTGCCACCACCAACGCGCCCTCCGTGCTCGATGCCATCCGGCACGTGGACGTGGACGGCCTCTTCGATGCGCGCGTCCACGGCGCAGAGGTCACGTGGGGAAAGGATCATCCCGACATCTATCTGGAGTGCGCCCGCCGCCTGGACGCCGCACCGAAGGACTGCATCGTCTTCGAGGACATCATCCAGGGCGTGCTCTCCGCCCACGCGGTGGGCATGCTCACCTGTGGCGTGCGCAGCAGCGACCCCATCCAACAGGTCGGGGAGCTGCAGTCCGTCTCTGACCTGTGGATCGACAGCTGGGAGGACATCACGCCCCACCCGTTTGCCTCCCCGCCCGCGCACTAG
- the argS gene encoding arginine--tRNA ligase: MPETLEDLVRQAITAAQATGELPEFAVDDCGLERPADTSHGDWSSTVAMRSARLAHMAPSKIASAIVAHLPLSPAIATCEVAGPGFINFYLSTSAHNEVFRRVREAGDQWGRCDEGHGLSTQVEYISANPTGPLHLGHGRWAAIGDSLCNVLEHANYRVQREYYINDHGSQMDVFGRSVVMRYLQLAGLVRDGATLAAAQGRLLADREAYVEDEDDAHPELHPYMDAFTEALGGNSYGGDYIIDLAQELYASDGDRWVDVPDARRMPEFRERSYQRMLQHIKDTCHKARCDFDEWKSERSFYERDASGTSPIEQALGRLDAMGYVYTDKSGAVWFESTEFGDDKDRVLVKTNGEYTYFASDVAYTWDKFQRVDYEINIWGADHHGYVKRVQSVAEAFGHKGRYEILLGQLVNLLRNGEPVRMSKRRGTMIGFEELLDEVGADATRYTLISRSSNQTIDFDIEAVKQRSNANPVYYVQYAHARICSILRRAAGVTPQEAHDLGMDEVARRAVGDAYDLSLLTHASEAALARKVSEFPELIAGCARDRAPFRITHFCEELAGAYHAFYGTCQVLPSAGHPVDEALSKARLAACDAVRINLAVALRLIGVSAPEVM, translated from the coding sequence ATGCCCGAGACACTTGAGGACCTTGTGAGACAGGCCATCACGGCCGCCCAAGCAACCGGTGAGCTGCCGGAGTTCGCGGTTGACGACTGCGGCCTCGAGCGTCCCGCGGACACCTCGCACGGAGACTGGTCCTCCACGGTGGCCATGCGCTCCGCTCGCCTCGCCCATATGGCGCCCTCCAAGATCGCCTCCGCCATCGTGGCGCACCTCCCCTTGAGTCCCGCCATCGCCACGTGTGAGGTGGCTGGTCCGGGCTTCATCAACTTCTATCTCAGCACCAGCGCACACAACGAGGTCTTCCGCCGGGTGCGCGAGGCGGGCGACCAGTGGGGTCGCTGCGACGAGGGCCATGGCCTCTCGACTCAGGTGGAGTACATCTCCGCCAACCCCACCGGCCCCCTGCACCTGGGCCATGGCCGGTGGGCCGCCATCGGCGACTCGCTATGCAACGTGCTCGAGCATGCCAACTACCGGGTGCAGCGCGAGTACTACATCAACGATCACGGCAGCCAGATGGATGTCTTCGGCCGTTCCGTCGTGATGCGCTACCTGCAGCTTGCCGGGCTCGTGCGCGACGGTGCCACGCTCGCTGCGGCGCAGGGACGCCTGCTTGCCGACCGCGAGGCCTATGTCGAGGACGAGGATGACGCCCATCCCGAGCTGCATCCTTACATGGATGCCTTCACGGAGGCATTGGGTGGCAACTCCTATGGCGGCGATTACATCATTGACCTTGCCCAGGAGCTCTATGCATCCGACGGCGACCGCTGGGTGGACGTCCCCGACGCAAGGCGCATGCCGGAGTTTCGCGAGCGCTCCTACCAGAGGATGCTGCAGCATATCAAGGACACCTGCCACAAGGCGCGCTGTGACTTTGACGAGTGGAAGAGCGAGCGCAGCTTCTACGAGCGAGACGCGTCGGGCACCTCGCCCATCGAGCAAGCCCTGGGGCGACTCGATGCCATGGGCTATGTCTACACGGACAAGAGCGGTGCCGTCTGGTTCGAATCCACCGAATTCGGCGACGACAAGGATCGCGTGCTCGTCAAGACGAACGGCGAGTACACCTACTTCGCCTCGGATGTGGCCTACACCTGGGATAAGTTCCAGCGGGTGGACTATGAGATCAACATCTGGGGTGCCGACCACCATGGCTACGTCAAGCGCGTGCAGTCGGTGGCCGAGGCCTTCGGCCACAAGGGAAGGTACGAGATCCTCCTGGGCCAGCTCGTGAACCTCCTGCGCAACGGCGAGCCCGTGCGCATGTCCAAGCGCCGCGGCACCATGATCGGCTTCGAGGAGCTGCTCGACGAGGTGGGTGCCGATGCCACGCGCTATACCCTCATCAGCCGCTCATCCAACCAGACCATCGACTTCGACATAGAGGCCGTCAAGCAGAGGAGCAATGCGAACCCCGTCTACTACGTGCAGTACGCTCACGCTCGCATCTGCTCGATCCTGCGCAGGGCCGCAGGTGTCACCCCACAGGAGGCACACGACCTGGGCATGGACGAGGTGGCGCGCCGTGCCGTCGGCGATGCGTACGACCTCTCGCTGCTGACCCATGCGTCCGAGGCGGCCCTTGCCCGCAAGGTGTCCGAGTTCCCCGAGCTCATCGCTGGCTGTGCCCGCGATCGCGCGCCGTTCCGCATCACGCACTTCTGCGAGGAGCTCGCGGGGGCCTACCACGCGTTCTATGGCACCTGCCAGGTGCTGCCCAGCGCGGGGCATCCCGTGGACGAGGCGCTTTCCAAGGCGCGCCTTGCCGCCTGCGACGCCGTCCGCATCAACCTCGCCGTGGCGCTCCGCCTCATCGGCGTCTCGGCCCCTGAGGTCATGTAG
- a CDS encoding nicotinate phosphoribosyltransferase — MALTDGTHPSDVALNTDLYELTMAQGLWESGMVDAQACFTVFFRENPFGGGYSVACGMGQIADLVESFTFAPDSIDYLSTLEAPGGGSMFKPTFLDFLRDFRMRVSVWAIAEGDLAFPREPMVRVEGPIIDCQLLETALLNLVNFQTLVATKTARVVHAAEGHPMSDFGLRRAQGPDGGLSVARASYIGGAASTSNMLAGKIYSIPVFGTHAHSWVMSFPNELEAFRAFAKSSPKNCVLLIDTYDVHQGIRNAIIVAKEMERAGERLAAVRIDSGDLAKLSKETRRAFDEAGLPYVKISASNDLDEYTIQSLLAQGAPIDSFGVGTKLATCDPQPSLGGVYKLSAVRHSADVAWEPVIKLSEMAYKRTIPGIQHVRRYYDAAGCPVGDMIVDEGYDKGRPTMVDVVDDLVSYDLSGMESRELLVQLVKEGRRVAAPEGIEDARARVRESLRMLDPSVRRFLNPQMYPVGLEEGLAELRRRLATREHAGSGRA; from the coding sequence ATGGCACTCACCGATGGCACCCATCCGAGCGACGTCGCGCTCAACACGGACCTCTACGAGCTCACGATGGCCCAGGGCCTCTGGGAGTCAGGGATGGTGGATGCCCAGGCCTGCTTCACCGTCTTCTTCCGCGAGAACCCCTTTGGGGGCGGTTACAGCGTCGCCTGCGGCATGGGGCAGATCGCCGACCTCGTGGAGAGCTTCACGTTCGCGCCGGATTCCATCGACTACCTCTCCACGCTCGAGGCACCGGGCGGCGGTTCCATGTTCAAGCCCACCTTCCTGGACTTCCTGCGCGACTTCCGCATGCGGGTGTCGGTTTGGGCGATCGCCGAGGGTGACCTCGCCTTCCCGCGCGAGCCCATGGTGCGCGTCGAGGGGCCCATCATCGACTGTCAGCTGCTCGAGACGGCTCTGCTCAACCTCGTCAACTTCCAGACGCTCGTGGCGACCAAGACGGCGCGCGTCGTGCATGCCGCCGAGGGCCATCCCATGAGCGACTTTGGCCTCAGGCGCGCCCAGGGCCCCGATGGTGGGCTCTCGGTCGCCCGCGCCTCCTATATCGGCGGCGCCGCGTCCACCTCCAATATGCTTGCGGGCAAGATCTACAGCATCCCCGTGTTTGGCACGCATGCCCACTCCTGGGTGATGTCCTTTCCCAACGAGCTGGAGGCCTTTCGTGCCTTTGCCAAGTCGAGTCCCAAGAACTGCGTGCTCCTGATCGACACCTATGACGTGCATCAGGGCATCAGGAATGCCATCATCGTCGCCAAGGAGATGGAGCGCGCCGGCGAGCGGCTCGCGGCGGTACGCATCGACTCCGGCGACCTCGCCAAGCTCTCCAAGGAGACGCGTCGGGCCTTTGACGAGGCCGGCCTGCCCTACGTGAAGATCTCCGCCTCCAATGACCTCGACGAGTACACCATCCAGTCGCTCCTTGCCCAGGGCGCGCCCATCGACTCCTTCGGCGTGGGTACCAAGCTCGCGACCTGCGACCCCCAGCCGTCGCTCGGGGGCGTCTACAAGCTCTCGGCCGTGCGTCACTCGGCGGACGTGGCGTGGGAGCCTGTCATCAAGCTCTCCGAGATGGCCTACAAGCGCACCATTCCCGGCATCCAGCACGTGAGGCGCTACTACGACGCCGCTGGCTGCCCCGTGGGCGACATGATCGTGGACGAGGGCTATGACAAGGGCAGGCCCACCATGGTGGATGTGGTGGATGACCTCGTGAGCTACGACCTCTCCGGCATGGAGTCCCGCGAGCTGCTCGTGCAGCTTGTCAAGGAGGGACGGCGTGTGGCCGCGCCCGAGGGCATCGAGGACGCCCGCGCCCGGGTGCGCGAGTCCCTGCGCATGCTCGACCCGAGCGTGCGCCGCTTCCTCAACCCCCAGATGTATCCGGTGGGACTCGAGGAGGGCCTGGCCGAGCTCAGGCGTCGCCTTGCCACGCGCGAGCATGCCGGGTCCGGCCGGGCGTAG
- a CDS encoding radical SAM protein, with amino-acid sequence MSTYAAYDRCELCPRRCHALRNAGRRGLCGASSALRVARAALHHWEEPPISGETGSGAIFFTGCPLRCVFCQNQDISQGGFGLDVSVGRLAQMMLELAGQGALNINLVTPLHAAPQVRDAVLLAREAGMGLPVVCNTSGYELPTTVDAMADVVDVWLTDFKYASPALARELSCAGDYPAVAFEALAHMLASLRERGGRREGADGCMEQGIIVRHLVMPGHVDDSLAVLDRVWEACGNEADLSVMNQYTPTGRCLRMGGDLARALTDDEYERVLDHADDLGFERLWWQQGGTVSESFVPAFDATGVEGPELAPMMAGPSSEGGQHA; translated from the coding sequence GTGTCGACCTATGCGGCATACGACCGCTGCGAGCTCTGTCCGCGTCGCTGCCACGCCCTGCGCAACGCGGGGCGGAGGGGCCTCTGTGGTGCCTCGTCGGCGTTGAGGGTCGCCCGCGCGGCCCTGCACCACTGGGAGGAGCCGCCCATCTCGGGCGAGACGGGTTCCGGTGCGATATTCTTTACGGGCTGTCCCCTGCGCTGCGTGTTCTGTCAGAACCAGGACATCTCGCAGGGAGGCTTTGGCCTGGACGTGAGCGTGGGGCGCCTGGCCCAGATGATGCTCGAGCTGGCGGGGCAGGGGGCGCTCAACATCAACCTCGTGACGCCCCTGCACGCCGCGCCGCAGGTGCGCGATGCCGTACTGTTGGCACGCGAGGCTGGGATGGGCCTTCCCGTGGTGTGCAACACCTCGGGCTACGAGCTGCCCACCACGGTGGACGCCATGGCCGACGTGGTGGACGTGTGGCTCACGGACTTCAAGTACGCCTCGCCCGCGCTGGCGCGCGAGCTCTCTTGCGCGGGGGACTACCCCGCGGTGGCCTTTGAGGCCCTTGCGCACATGCTCGCCTCGCTGCGCGAGCGGGGTGGCCGCCGCGAGGGCGCGGATGGGTGCATGGAGCAGGGGATCATCGTACGCCATCTCGTGATGCCAGGCCACGTGGACGACTCGCTCGCCGTGCTCGACCGTGTATGGGAGGCCTGTGGCAACGAGGCGGACCTCTCCGTCATGAACCAGTACACACCCACCGGGCGCTGCCTGAGGATGGGTGGGGACCTCGCGCGAGCCCTCACGGACGACGAGTACGAGCGCGTGCTCGACCATGCTGACGACCTGGGCTTCGAGCGGCTCTGGTGGCAGCAGGGAGGCACCGTTTCCGAGAGCTTCGTTCCCGCCTTCGACGCCACGGGCGTCGAGGGGCCGGAGCTCGCACCCATGATGGCAGGCCCGTCAAGTGAGGGGGGACAGCATGCGTGA
- a CDS encoding Sapep family Mn(2+)-dependent dipeptidase: MADDALWHEVEAYVDEVWEDVVADIRMLVKVRSVEDLSQASEGAPWGPGPRASLSRALAIAGRLGLATTDVDGYIGFGDLPGADERYLATIAHSDVVPEGLGWTVSPFDVTRRDGFLMGRGVLDDKGPLVLSLYAAHFFVRQVARTGERLPYTLRCLIGAEEETSMGDLAHYLAHYPAPLFAFTPDADFPLICGEKGVFEGRFTSGDILGTPDSRIVTMDGGTVSNAICGLATATVRADAGTLPVAEGIDAEPAGNGLATLTAHGRGGHASLPEGTVNAIGMLASYLLGSDVCSAAERAFLELERLLCASGHDGAALGIASSNDRFGALTLVGGTIHTEGARLVQSCDARYPDATTHEAIAQALCQAAREHGATFEPIQVKEPFYTDPSSPEVTCLLTTYDELTGGRSEAFVIGGGTYARMFPRACAFGPHEPAEDVPAWVGPEHGPDEAVSEESLRRALEIYIVSIARLMRIEY; this comes from the coding sequence ATGGCTGATGACGCCCTCTGGCACGAGGTCGAGGCATACGTGGACGAGGTGTGGGAGGATGTCGTCGCGGACATTCGCATGCTTGTGAAGGTGCGCTCCGTGGAGGATCTCTCCCAAGCCTCCGAGGGCGCCCCGTGGGGTCCCGGCCCACGCGCGTCACTCTCGCGCGCACTCGCGATCGCCGGGCGCCTGGGCCTTGCCACCACGGATGTCGATGGCTATATCGGCTTTGGTGACCTTCCCGGTGCGGACGAGCGCTACCTTGCCACCATTGCCCACAGCGACGTCGTGCCCGAGGGGCTGGGATGGACGGTCAGCCCCTTTGACGTGACGCGCAGGGATGGCTTCCTCATGGGTCGCGGCGTCCTGGACGACAAGGGTCCGCTCGTGCTCTCGCTCTATGCGGCGCACTTCTTCGTGCGCCAGGTTGCCCGTACGGGCGAGCGTCTGCCCTATACCCTGCGCTGCCTCATCGGCGCCGAGGAGGAGACCTCCATGGGCGACCTCGCCCACTACCTCGCCCACTATCCCGCCCCCCTCTTTGCCTTCACGCCCGACGCCGACTTTCCGCTCATCTGTGGCGAGAAGGGCGTCTTCGAGGGGCGCTTCACGTCCGGGGACATCCTGGGCACACCCGACAGTCGCATCGTGACGATGGACGGCGGCACCGTGTCCAACGCCATCTGCGGACTTGCAACGGCAACGGTGCGCGCGGACGCGGGCACGCTGCCCGTCGCCGAGGGCATCGACGCCGAGCCCGCCGGCAATGGCCTGGCCACGCTCACGGCCCATGGCAGGGGCGGCCATGCGTCGCTGCCCGAGGGCACCGTCAATGCCATCGGCATGCTTGCCAGCTACCTGCTGGGAAGTGACGTCTGCTCTGCGGCAGAGCGCGCCTTTCTCGAGCTCGAGCGACTGCTGTGCGCCTCGGGCCACGACGGTGCGGCCCTGGGCATCGCAAGCTCCAACGACCGCTTTGGCGCGCTCACGCTCGTGGGTGGCACCATCCACACCGAGGGTGCGCGGCTCGTGCAGTCCTGTGACGCACGCTATCCCGACGCCACCACGCACGAGGCCATCGCGCAGGCGCTCTGCCAGGCGGCGCGGGAGCATGGGGCCACGTTCGAGCCCATCCAGGTGAAGGAGCCCTTCTACACCGACCCATCCTCGCCGGAGGTCACATGCCTGCTCACGACGTACGACGAGCTCACGGGCGGGAGGTCCGAGGCCTTCGTCATCGGTGGCGGCACCTATGCGCGCATGTTCCCCCGCGCCTGCGCCTTCGGTCCGCATGAGCCTGCGGAGGACGTGCCGGCGTGGGTTGGGCCGGAGCACGGCCCCGATGAGGCCGTGAGCGAGGAGAGCCTGCGGCGGGCGCTCGAGATCTACATCGTCTCCATCGCCCGCCTCATGCGGATCGAGTACTAG
- a CDS encoding cold-shock protein, with product MAKGTVKWFNPDKGYGFISREDGDDLFVHFSEIKMDGFKTLEEGQAVEFDVTRNEEKGKDQASNVRRI from the coding sequence ATGGCAAAGGGTACTGTTAAGTGGTTCAACCCAGACAAGGGCTATGGCTTCATCTCTCGTGAGGATGGCGATGACCTGTTCGTTCACTTCTCCGAGATCAAGATGGATGGCTTCAAGACCCTCGAGGAGGGCCAGGCGGTCGAGTTTGACGTCACCCGCAACGAGGAGAAGGGCAAGGATCAGGCCTCCAACGTGAGGAGGATCTAG
- the ruvB gene encoding Holliday junction branch migration DNA helicase RuvB produces MWEAPDDDLFADAVGTPSHERERMVTGELTADDIDVEHSLRPTTLDGYIGQERVRSNLRVLIAAARERNETLDHVLFSGPPGLGKTTLAGVVATEMGARLKTTSGPAIARTGDLAAILTNLEEGDVLFVDEIHRLNHQVEEVLYPAMEDFALDIVIGKGPAARSIRLDIPCFTLVGATTRTGLLTGPLRDRFGISYRLDYYGTDELARIVERSASILGVEVDHQGAQEIASRARGTPRLANRLLKRVRDYAQVRADGSVTWEVAAEALSFFEIDEMGLDWMDARILDALTRTFRGRPVGLATIASAVGEDSSTLEDVYEPYLIQRGLIVRTPQGRQATALAYEHLGIVPPAEGGGA; encoded by the coding sequence ATGTGGGAGGCCCCCGATGACGACCTCTTTGCGGATGCCGTGGGGACCCCGTCCCACGAGCGCGAGCGCATGGTCACCGGCGAGCTCACGGCGGACGACATCGACGTCGAGCACAGCCTGAGGCCCACCACGCTCGATGGCTACATCGGCCAGGAGCGCGTCCGATCCAACCTGCGCGTGCTCATCGCTGCCGCCAGGGAGCGCAATGAGACGTTGGATCACGTGCTCTTCTCGGGTCCTCCGGGCCTGGGCAAGACCACGCTCGCCGGCGTCGTCGCCACCGAGATGGGCGCGCGCCTCAAGACCACCTCGGGCCCAGCCATCGCGCGCACGGGGGACCTCGCGGCCATCCTCACCAATCTCGAAGAGGGGGACGTCCTCTTCGTGGACGAGATCCACCGTCTCAACCATCAGGTCGAGGAGGTCCTCTATCCGGCGATGGAGGACTTCGCCCTCGACATCGTCATCGGCAAGGGCCCGGCTGCCCGCTCCATCAGGCTGGACATCCCATGCTTCACCCTTGTGGGGGCCACCACGCGCACGGGCCTCCTCACGGGCCCCCTGCGGGACCGCTTTGGCATCTCGTATCGGCTCGACTACTACGGCACGGACGAGCTCGCCCGCATCGTGGAGCGCTCTGCCTCCATCCTTGGCGTCGAGGTGGACCACCAAGGTGCCCAGGAGATCGCCAGCCGCGCGCGCGGCACGCCGCGCCTGGCCAACCGCCTGCTCAAGCGCGTGCGTGACTATGCCCAGGTGCGCGCCGACGGCAGCGTCACGTGGGAGGTCGCGGCGGAGGCCCTCTCGTTCTTCGAGATAGACGAGATGGGACTCGACTGGATGGATGCCAGGATCCTCGATGCGCTCACGCGCACGTTCCGTGGCCGACCCGTGGGGCTCGCCACCATCGCCTCGGCGGTGGGGGAGGACTCCTCCACGCTCGAGGACGTCTATGAGCCCTACCTAATCCAGCGTGGCCTCATCGTCCGCACGCCGCAGGGCAGGCAGGCCACGGCCCTCGCTTACGAGCATCTCGGCATCGTGCCGCCCGCGGAAGGCGGCGGGGCCTGA